The following proteins are co-located in the Haloplanus sp. HW8-1 genome:
- a CDS encoding glycerol dehydrogenase yields MRRQLLAPASYVQGDGVLSTGAPFEDLAGTTAFVLGGNTALSTTEDRIRAGLEAAGISVAAVESGVDSCTFSLIDDMTAAASAVDADVVVGVGGGVALDTSKGVAEAIDASLVTVPTIASTDAPCSSVAVVYDEQGNFDGYVHRGHDPELVVVDTGVIAAAPSRFLRYGMGDAFATRFEAEAVARSGARTHAGGQPTGAATTLAGLTFQNLADYGERALAANDRNAVTPALESIVETNTLLSGMGFESGGLAAAHAFGKGFSKADVDAPHGLLIAFSTIAQLVLEDRDPDLLSEALGVYHDLGLDRRLDDFGIDDDAVTRVAENACGEDTTMSNEPVEVTPRAAADALRTADELVARY; encoded by the coding sequence ATGAGGCGGCAACTCCTCGCGCCCGCGTCGTACGTCCAGGGGGACGGCGTCCTCTCGACGGGAGCCCCGTTCGAGGACCTCGCGGGCACGACCGCCTTCGTCCTCGGTGGGAACACGGCGCTCTCGACGACCGAAGACCGGATTCGAGCGGGGCTAGAAGCCGCCGGTATCTCCGTCGCGGCGGTCGAATCCGGCGTCGACAGCTGTACGTTCTCCCTCATCGACGACATGACGGCTGCGGCGTCGGCGGTCGACGCGGACGTCGTCGTGGGCGTGGGTGGCGGTGTCGCCCTCGATACGAGCAAGGGCGTCGCCGAGGCCATCGACGCGTCGCTGGTGACGGTGCCGACCATCGCCAGCACGGACGCCCCCTGTAGCTCCGTGGCCGTCGTGTACGACGAGCAGGGCAACTTCGACGGCTACGTTCATCGGGGTCACGACCCCGAACTCGTCGTCGTCGACACGGGCGTCATCGCCGCTGCTCCCTCCCGCTTTCTCCGGTACGGCATGGGCGACGCGTTCGCGACCCGCTTCGAAGCCGAGGCCGTCGCTCGCTCCGGCGCCCGGACACACGCGGGCGGACAGCCCACCGGAGCGGCGACGACGCTGGCCGGCCTGACGTTCCAGAACCTGGCCGACTACGGCGAACGAGCCCTCGCGGCCAACGACCGAAACGCCGTCACCCCGGCGCTCGAATCCATCGTAGAGACGAACACGCTGCTCTCCGGGATGGGGTTCGAATCCGGCGGCCTCGCCGCGGCCCACGCGTTCGGCAAGGGCTTCTCGAAGGCGGACGTCGACGCGCCACACGGGCTCCTCATCGCGTTCAGCACCATCGCCCAACTGGTCTTGGAGGATCGCGATCCCGATCTCCTGTCCGAGGCCCTCGGCGTCTATCACGACCTCGGCCTGGACAGGCGCCTCGATGACTTCGGCATCGACGACGACGCGGTCACCCGTGTCGCGGAGAACGCCTGCGGCGAGGACACGACGATGTCCAACGAACCGGTCGAGGTGACCCCCCGCGCGGCGGCGGACGCGCTACGCACGGCGGACGAACTCGTCGCCCGGTACTGA
- a CDS encoding zinc-dependent alcohol dehydrogenase, translating into MPDKTEALVMEEPGELAVHQLDVPALEPTDLLVDVELSGICGSDVHMFEGGMDLDFPILPGHEFSGVIEEMGEAVETDAKGEPVEVGDKVTVVPGIVCGECWYCNNVPARPTTCENRDVYGFLNTEYRQEIHGGFSEYMIADGRSSFYKLPDDMDVELGALAEPLAVATRAFERSYGPGIPDAREGFGVGKSVAVQGAGPVGLLVMSAAAAAGAGQIIAVDAIEDRLDLAAEFGATDLVDITDFDGDEDLIRGVKERTPGNVGPDVAVEAAGIPDAFQQGIELPRDGGTLVEVGHYAYSGETEVNPTRVVQKDINIRGSLAYPPNQFETAISLLDQLKDEVPFRKLFNHKVGFDEAESAYEKQQSGEAFRATIHPSGV; encoded by the coding sequence TGGAAGAGCCGGGCGAGTTGGCCGTCCACCAACTTGACGTCCCCGCGCTGGAACCGACGGATCTACTCGTCGACGTAGAACTCAGTGGCATCTGTGGCTCCGACGTTCACATGTTCGAAGGCGGGATGGACCTCGACTTCCCCATCCTACCGGGACACGAGTTCTCGGGCGTGATCGAGGAGATGGGCGAGGCGGTCGAGACCGACGCGAAAGGCGAACCGGTCGAAGTCGGCGACAAGGTCACGGTCGTGCCCGGTATCGTCTGTGGCGAATGCTGGTACTGTAACAACGTTCCCGCACGGCCGACGACCTGTGAGAACCGCGACGTGTACGGCTTCCTGAACACCGAGTACCGACAGGAGATCCACGGCGGGTTCAGCGAGTATATGATCGCCGACGGTCGGTCGAGTTTCTACAAGCTCCCCGACGACATGGACGTCGAACTCGGCGCGCTCGCCGAACCGCTCGCCGTCGCTACGCGTGCCTTCGAGCGCAGCTACGGTCCGGGTATCCCTGACGCCCGCGAAGGGTTCGGCGTCGGGAAGTCCGTCGCCGTGCAGGGTGCCGGTCCCGTCGGCCTGCTCGTCATGAGCGCCGCGGCCGCGGCCGGTGCCGGGCAGATCATCGCCGTCGACGCCATCGAGGATCGGCTGGATCTGGCCGCGGAGTTCGGCGCGACCGATCTCGTGGACATCACCGACTTCGACGGCGACGAGGACCTCATCCGGGGCGTCAAGGAGCGCACCCCGGGTAACGTGGGGCCGGACGTGGCAGTCGAGGCGGCGGGGATCCCCGACGCGTTCCAGCAGGGGATCGAACTCCCGCGCGACGGAGGGACGCTCGTCGAGGTCGGTCACTACGCCTACAGCGGCGAGACGGAGGTCAACCCGACCCGGGTCGTCCAGAAGGACATCAACATCCGCGGGAGCCTGGCGTACCCGCCGAACCAGTTCGAGACCGCCATCTCGCTGCTCGATCAACTCAAAGACGAGGTGCCGTTCAGGAAACTGTTCAACCACAAGGTCGGATTCGACGAGGCCGAGTCCGCCTACGAGAAACAGCAAAGTGGCGAGGCGTTCCGGGCGACGATTCACCCGTCCGGCGTATGA
- a CDS encoding thiamine pyrophosphate-dependent dehydrogenase E1 component subunit alpha — protein sequence MPDDSERTEIHEYLLLNRVFEETVLEVYEDEGIPELPHLSMGQEAVGVGATYALEDDDWLAPSLRTRAVMLMRLSIRDVVTGMYGTASSPTEGRVTEHHLGTSENHILGTTGLVGSHLNVAAGAALSARQLDEDRVTAVFFGDGGATRGEFHTAINYAAVEDLPVVFIIENNQWIEETPASEVIAVEEDISEMAGHDLPKEVIDGQDVDEVIETVSAAADRARRGGGPTLIEAKTYRYRPHAEVIPERRDEAEIEEWKERDPVEVHRERLLDAGVADEEWIEETRAELIEEIEAAFEFAKDDPMPEADVMDKVYKDMDVDEDGGVVR from the coding sequence ATGCCCGACGATAGCGAGCGCACAGAGATCCACGAGTATCTGCTGTTGAACCGAGTCTTCGAAGAGACGGTCCTCGAAGTGTACGAGGACGAGGGGATCCCCGAACTCCCTCACCTCAGCATGGGACAGGAGGCGGTCGGCGTCGGCGCGACGTACGCCCTCGAAGACGACGACTGGCTCGCGCCGTCGCTGCGGACCCGCGCGGTGATGCTGATGCGCCTGTCGATCCGGGACGTCGTGACCGGGATGTACGGGACGGCATCCAGCCCCACCGAGGGTCGGGTAACCGAACACCATCTGGGCACCTCCGAGAATCACATCCTCGGCACGACCGGACTGGTCGGCAGCCACCTGAACGTCGCGGCCGGCGCCGCCCTCAGTGCCCGACAACTCGACGAGGACCGCGTCACTGCCGTGTTCTTCGGCGATGGGGGTGCCACGCGCGGCGAGTTCCACACCGCGATCAACTACGCCGCCGTCGAGGATCTCCCGGTCGTGTTCATCATCGAGAACAACCAGTGGATCGAGGAGACGCCGGCGTCGGAGGTCATCGCCGTCGAGGAAGACATCAGCGAGATGGCCGGCCACGACCTTCCGAAGGAAGTCATCGACGGACAGGACGTGGACGAGGTCATCGAGACCGTCTCGGCGGCGGCGGATCGCGCGCGGCGCGGCGGCGGTCCCACGCTGATCGAGGCCAAGACCTATCGCTACCGCCCCCACGCCGAGGTCATCCCCGAACGGCGCGACGAGGCCGAAATCGAGGAGTGGAAGGAACGCGATCCCGTCGAGGTCCACCGCGAACGACTGCTCGACGCGGGCGTGGCCGACGAGGAGTGGATCGAGGAGACGCGTGCGGAACTCATCGAGGAGATAGAGGCGGCCTTCGAGTTCGCGAAGGACGATCCGATGCCGGAGGCAGACGTGATGGACAAAGTCTACAAAGACATGGACGTCGACGAGGACGGAGGTGTCGTTCGATGA